In the Shewanella sp. OMA3-2 genome, one interval contains:
- a CDS encoding efflux RND transporter permease subunit, with amino-acid sequence MIKAFLENGRLTSLFIALLLVAGLGAISSLPRTEDPHITNRFASVITHYPGASAERVEALVTEELETQLRRLEELKLVQSTSRPGISVIQLELKDTITDTDPVWSRARDLVADTKRNLPAQAQNSTLDDQFGYASTAILGVVWADDTPVRSDILNRYAKELESRIRLLSGTDFARLYGAPEEEILVELDGNKISQLKLTPGTIAQILTNADSKISAGEINNDQFRALVEVSGELDSQSRIRQVPLKVDYDGQIIRLGDVAKISRQSKTPASSIALIDSQQGVLIGATMLNSHRVDVWQQHVADTIETFSQNLPANIKVQWLFDQQGYTSVRLGDLVINLLQGFVIIVAVLMLTLGLRNALIVALSLPLTALFTLACMKYTGLPIHQMSVTGLVVALGIMVDNAIVIVDAIAQRRQQGMSKLEAVSKTLHHLWLPLAGSTITTMLAFAPIMLMPGAAGEFVGGIAISVMFALLGSYIISHTLIAGLAGRFSRSEPATAWYQQGMAFPRLGNAFKASLEFALKRPLLTALVVGILPVSGFMAVGQMTEQFFPPSDRDMFQIEVHLAPQVSIENTRQQVSFIDKKLQQITDITEVTWVVGGNTPSFYYNLTQRQQGATNYAQAMVKAANFETANQLIPRLQNELDIAFPQAQILVRKLEQGPPFNAPVELLVFGPNLDTLKEIGDQVRALLIATPDVIHTRGTLSPGAPKLWLQVNEDASLMSGLSLTDIANQVQMATTGMIGGSILEQTESLPIRVRLGDNSREQASRLAELNLVSPTGTGIPLSALSYNEISVSRGAIPRRNGERVNTIEAYITSGVLPAQVLNDVKQKLADINLPSGYRIEVGGESAKRNEAVGNLLSNVVVVVTLLLTTVVLSFNSFRLTGIILLSAIQSAGLGLLVVFVFGYPFGFTVIIGLLGLMGLAINAAIVILAELEDLPEARQGNMTLIVNTVSSCGRHIGSTTITTIGGFLPLIIAGGGFWPPFAIAIAGGTLLTTMLSLVWVPVMYRLLMKPKGSPLQSIAI; translated from the coding sequence ATGATTAAAGCATTTTTAGAAAATGGTCGCCTTACCAGTCTATTTATCGCACTGCTACTTGTTGCAGGTCTTGGCGCGATTTCAAGTTTACCCCGCACTGAAGATCCCCATATAACCAATCGCTTTGCATCGGTTATAACCCACTACCCTGGCGCGTCAGCCGAACGCGTAGAAGCGCTGGTTACCGAAGAGTTAGAAACTCAACTGCGCCGATTAGAAGAGTTAAAGCTAGTTCAGTCTACTTCTCGCCCTGGCATTTCAGTTATCCAACTCGAACTAAAAGACACCATCACAGACACTGATCCTGTATGGTCAAGGGCCCGAGATCTCGTTGCTGATACCAAACGTAACTTACCCGCACAAGCACAAAACAGCACTTTAGATGATCAATTTGGTTATGCTAGCACGGCTATTTTAGGGGTGGTGTGGGCTGACGATACACCAGTAAGAAGTGATATTTTAAACCGCTATGCCAAAGAGTTAGAAAGCCGAATTAGATTATTATCTGGTACAGACTTTGCCAGACTGTATGGCGCGCCAGAAGAAGAGATATTAGTTGAGTTAGACGGCAATAAAATTAGCCAACTTAAATTAACGCCAGGCACTATTGCCCAAATTCTGACCAATGCAGACAGTAAAATTTCCGCAGGTGAAATCAATAACGATCAATTTCGTGCCCTAGTCGAAGTGTCTGGTGAACTCGACTCGCAAAGCCGTATTCGCCAAGTGCCGTTAAAGGTTGACTATGATGGTCAAATCATTCGCTTAGGCGATGTTGCAAAAATTAGCCGACAATCTAAAACCCCTGCAAGCAGTATTGCCCTGATTGATAGCCAGCAAGGTGTATTGATTGGCGCGACCATGCTCAATAGTCATCGAGTAGATGTGTGGCAACAACATGTGGCTGACACCATTGAGACTTTTTCACAGAATTTACCGGCAAATATAAAAGTACAATGGCTATTTGATCAACAAGGTTACACCAGCGTCCGATTAGGCGATTTAGTGATTAATTTACTGCAAGGCTTTGTGATTATTGTCGCGGTACTGATGTTAACCTTGGGTCTACGCAACGCATTAATTGTCGCGTTATCTTTACCATTAACCGCACTATTTACCTTAGCCTGTATGAAATACACCGGCTTGCCGATCCACCAAATGTCGGTGACGGGATTAGTCGTTGCACTGGGAATAATGGTCGATAACGCCATTGTCATTGTTGATGCGATAGCACAAAGACGCCAACAAGGGATGAGCAAACTAGAAGCCGTATCGAAAACTCTGCATCATTTATGGCTGCCTTTAGCGGGATCGACCATCACCACCATGCTTGCCTTTGCGCCAATTATGCTAATGCCTGGTGCCGCGGGTGAGTTTGTTGGCGGTATTGCTATTTCAGTAATGTTCGCGCTTTTAGGTTCCTATATTATTTCCCATACGCTTATTGCCGGCCTTGCAGGCCGCTTTAGTCGCAGCGAGCCCGCTACCGCATGGTATCAACAAGGAATGGCATTTCCACGTTTGGGCAATGCCTTTAAAGCCAGTTTGGAATTTGCACTAAAACGACCGCTGTTAACCGCATTAGTGGTGGGTATTTTACCGGTCAGTGGTTTTATGGCGGTTGGACAAATGACCGAGCAGTTTTTCCCGCCATCTGACAGAGATATGTTTCAAATTGAAGTCCATCTTGCCCCACAAGTGAGTATTGAAAACACCCGCCAGCAAGTAAGTTTTATTGATAAAAAACTCCAACAGATAACTGACATTACTGAAGTCACTTGGGTTGTGGGTGGCAATACCCCCTCTTTTTACTACAACCTCACTCAGCGTCAACAAGGGGCGACAAACTACGCTCAGGCAATGGTTAAAGCAGCAAACTTTGAAACGGCTAATCAATTGATACCACGATTACAAAACGAGCTAGACATTGCATTTCCACAGGCACAAATTTTAGTGCGCAAGCTAGAACAAGGCCCACCGTTTAATGCGCCGGTAGAGTTATTAGTTTTTGGACCTAACCTAGACACGCTAAAAGAAATTGGCGATCAAGTGCGCGCGCTACTTATTGCAACACCGGATGTTATTCATACCCGTGGCACCCTATCACCTGGCGCGCCAAAATTGTGGCTACAGGTCAATGAAGACGCCAGCTTGATGAGTGGCCTAAGCTTGACCGACATTGCCAATCAAGTGCAAATGGCCACAACCGGAATGATTGGCGGCAGTATTTTAGAACAAACAGAGTCTTTACCAATTAGAGTCAGACTTGGCGATAACAGCCGCGAGCAAGCAAGCCGCTTAGCCGAACTTAACCTGGTGTCCCCTACAGGTACAGGCATTCCATTGTCGGCACTATCTTATAATGAAATAAGTGTCAGTCGCGGTGCGATACCCCGTCGAAATGGTGAACGGGTCAATACCATTGAAGCTTATATTACCAGTGGCGTACTACCCGCTCAGGTGCTAAATGATGTCAAACAAAAGCTAGCCGATATTAATTTACCCTCGGGCTATCGAATTGAAGTTGGCGGCGAAAGTGCTAAACGAAATGAAGCGGTAGGTAATTTGCTGTCAAACGTGGTTGTGGTGGTCACCTTACTGCTCACCACTGTGGTACTGTCGTTTAACTCATTCAGGCTAACCGGTATTATTTTATTAAGCGCCATCCAATCAGCCGGACTGGGTTTATTAGTGGTGTTTGTGTTTGGTTACCCATTTGGTTTTACGGTTATTATTGGTTTACTAGGTTTAATGGGATTAGCCATTAATGCCGCTATTGTTATTCTGGCTGAACTTGAGGACTTACCCGAAGCTAGGCAAGGGAATATGACCTTAATCGTCAATACCGTCAGCAGCTGTGGTCGCCATATTGGGTCGACAACCATTACCACTATCGGCGGTTTTTTACCGTTAATCATTGCGGGCGGCGGTTTTTGGCCTCCCTTTGCAATTGCGATAGCGGGCGGAACCTTGCTAACCACTATGCTGTCTTTGGTTTGGGTGCCAGTGATGTATCGACTATTGATGAAGCCGAAAGGCTCACCACTGCAATCAATAGCGATATAA
- the cydX gene encoding cytochrome bd-I oxidase subunit CydX translates to MWYFAWILGVLLACSFGIINALWLENTENMDRKENGES, encoded by the coding sequence ATGTGGTATTTTGCGTGGATTCTAGGGGTGTTACTGGCTTGTTCTTTTGGCATTATTAATGCACTTTGGCTTGAAAACACTGAAAATATGGACCGTAAAGAGAATGGCGAAAGCTAA
- the cydB gene encoding cytochrome d ubiquinol oxidase subunit II, with the protein MFDYEVLRFIWWALIGVLFIGFAVTDGFDMGVGALLPIIGKDDTERRIMINTIAPHWDGNQVWLITAGGALFAAWPMVYAVSFSGFYVAMMLVLFALFLRPVGFDYRSKIEDPKWRKSWDWALFIGGFVPPLIIGVAFGNLLQGVPFNFDEFLRAKYHGGFFGLLNPFGLLTGLVCVSMIMMHGSAWLQMKTEGELRVRAANMTQIFGSLLVVLFAAAGVWLANGIDGYVITSTLDLAGPSNPTTKTVAVEAGAWLVNYDKYPVTMLFPALGLLMPIFAIFASRFNRSGFAFFFSALAIAGVILTCGAAMFPFVMPSSLEPNVSLTMWDATASQMTLKVMTFAAIIFIPTVLSYTIWTYYKMYGRLNRNFIEDNKSSLY; encoded by the coding sequence ATGTTTGATTATGAAGTATTAAGATTTATCTGGTGGGCATTAATTGGTGTGCTGTTTATTGGCTTTGCCGTAACAGACGGGTTTGATATGGGGGTCGGTGCCTTATTACCCATTATTGGTAAAGATGACACCGAGCGCCGTATTATGATCAACACCATCGCGCCCCATTGGGACGGAAATCAGGTGTGGTTAATTACTGCCGGTGGCGCCTTGTTTGCAGCCTGGCCAATGGTTTATGCGGTATCATTTTCAGGTTTTTATGTCGCGATGATGTTGGTATTGTTTGCCTTGTTCTTGCGTCCAGTTGGGTTTGATTATCGTTCAAAAATAGAAGATCCAAAATGGCGTAAGTCATGGGATTGGGCATTGTTTATTGGCGGTTTCGTGCCTCCACTGATCATTGGTGTCGCCTTTGGTAATTTACTTCAGGGTGTACCGTTTAACTTTGATGAGTTTTTACGGGCTAAATACCATGGTGGATTTTTTGGGTTATTAAATCCATTTGGATTACTCACAGGTCTTGTGTGCGTTAGCATGATCATGATGCATGGTTCAGCCTGGCTGCAAATGAAAACCGAAGGTGAGTTACGTGTTCGTGCAGCTAACATGACCCAAATTTTTGGCAGTTTGTTAGTGGTGCTATTTGCTGCTGCTGGTGTGTGGTTAGCCAATGGTATTGATGGTTACGTGATTACTTCAACACTTGATTTGGCGGGACCTTCAAATCCAACCACTAAAACAGTTGCAGTTGAAGCGGGCGCCTGGCTGGTCAATTATGACAAGTATCCGGTGACCATGTTATTCCCTGCGTTAGGTTTATTAATGCCTATATTCGCTATTTTTGCTAGCCGATTTAACCGCAGCGGATTTGCGTTCTTTTTTAGTGCATTGGCAATAGCGGGTGTAATTTTAACCTGTGGTGCCGCTATGTTCCCATTTGTTATGCCATCATCTTTAGAGCCTAATGTGAGCTTAACCATGTGGGATGCAACCGCCAGTCAAATGACCTTAAAAGTAATGACCTTTGCAGCGATAATCTTTATACCTACGGTATTAAGCTATACCATTTGGACTTATTACAAGATGTATGGCCGCTTAAATCGCAACTTTATTGAAGACAATAAGTCATCACTTTATTAA
- a CDS encoding cytochrome ubiquinol oxidase subunit I — MIIEEVVDLSRLQFALTVMYHFLFVPLTLGLAFILAIMESLYVMTDKQIYKDMTKFWGKLFGINFALGVTTGLAMEFQFGTNWSYFSHYVGDIFGAPLAIEGLMAFFLESTLVGMFFFGWDRFSKRQHLAVTWLVALGSNMSALWILVANGWMQNPVGSVFNYETMRMEMTSFAEVVFNPVAQVKFVHTVASGYVAGAMFVLAISSYYILKGRDLPFARRSFAIAASFGMASILSVIVLGDESGYKVGEVQRVKLAAIEAEWHTEPAPAAFTVVGLPNQETMETDYAIKIPFAMGIIATRSLDEQVTGIIDLIDEHEVRIRNGMIAYSFLTQLRAGDDSQALRDNFEATKHDLGYGLLLKRYTDNIVDATEEQIKAAAKDSIPNVAPIFWSFRLMVGSGMLMLFIFAAAFWQSTRHQIAEKKWVLKAALYGLPLPWIAIECGWFVAEYGRQPWTISEVLPTYMSASSLTVSDLWFSIISITIFYAILLVIEMFLMFKYARLGPSSMKTGRYHFENQDA; from the coding sequence ATGATTATTGAAGAAGTTGTTGATCTATCGCGTTTGCAATTTGCGCTGACGGTCATGTATCACTTTCTATTTGTTCCACTCACCTTAGGTTTGGCTTTTATTCTGGCAATTATGGAATCACTTTATGTGATGACCGATAAGCAGATATATAAAGACATGACTAAATTTTGGGGTAAATTGTTCGGAATTAACTTTGCTTTAGGTGTTACCACCGGTTTAGCAATGGAGTTTCAGTTTGGTACTAACTGGTCCTATTTCTCCCACTATGTTGGTGATATTTTTGGTGCGCCACTAGCGATTGAAGGCTTAATGGCATTCTTCCTAGAATCAACTCTAGTGGGTATGTTCTTTTTTGGATGGGACAGGTTCAGTAAACGTCAACATTTAGCGGTAACCTGGTTAGTCGCGCTTGGTTCTAACATGTCTGCGTTATGGATTTTAGTCGCCAATGGTTGGATGCAAAACCCTGTAGGGTCAGTGTTTAACTACGAAACTATGCGCATGGAAATGACCAGCTTTGCAGAAGTGGTTTTTAATCCTGTCGCTCAAGTAAAGTTTGTTCATACCGTGGCATCGGGTTATGTTGCTGGTGCTATGTTTGTATTAGCCATAAGTTCTTATTATATCCTTAAGGGGCGAGATTTACCTTTTGCGCGTCGCTCATTTGCAATTGCAGCAAGCTTTGGTATGGCATCTATTTTATCGGTTATCGTGTTAGGTGATGAATCCGGTTATAAAGTCGGTGAAGTACAACGTGTAAAGTTAGCGGCAATTGAAGCTGAATGGCACACTGAACCTGCTCCTGCAGCATTTACTGTTGTAGGCCTCCCTAATCAAGAAACAATGGAAACTGATTACGCAATTAAAATTCCCTTCGCGATGGGGATTATTGCCACACGCTCTTTAGATGAGCAAGTGACGGGGATTATTGATCTAATCGATGAGCATGAAGTGCGTATTCGTAACGGTATGATTGCCTACTCCTTTCTTACTCAATTACGTGCCGGTGATGACAGTCAAGCGTTACGTGATAATTTTGAGGCGACCAAACATGACTTAGGCTATGGCCTGTTGTTAAAGCGTTACACCGACAACATAGTTGATGCAACAGAAGAGCAAATTAAAGCCGCGGCCAAAGACTCTATTCCTAACGTAGCACCGATATTTTGGTCGTTCCGTTTGATGGTGGGGTCGGGCATGTTAATGCTGTTTATCTTTGCTGCGGCATTCTGGCAAAGTACGCGTCATCAAATAGCAGAGAAAAAATGGGTACTTAAAGCTGCGTTGTATGGTTTGCCATTGCCTTGGATTGCCATTGAATGTGGTTGGTTTGTGGCTGAGTATGGTCGTCAACCTTGGACCATTTCTGAGGTGCTACCTACCTATATGTCGGCGTCTAGTTTAACGGTCTCCGATCTATGGTTCAGTATTATTTCAATTACCATTTTCTATGCAATTCTATTGGTAATAGAAATGTTCTTAATGTTTAAGTATGCCCGTCTTGGACCAAGTAGTATGAAGACAGGTCGTTATCATTTTGAAAACCAAGATGCCTAA